From a single Nakaseomyces glabratus chromosome H, complete sequence genomic region:
- the PDP3 gene encoding Pdp3p (CAGL0H00308g~Ortholog(s) have chromatin binding activity, role in positive regulation of transcription elongation from RNA polymerase II promoter and NuA3b histone acetyltransferase complex, cytosol localization), with translation MTTSNNLKTGDLVLCKVGSFPPWPAVVFPQRLLRKDVIKKKRNNCIAVCFLNDPTYYWEQPHKLKRLEKNIITEYLSKEHKSQSQADLVEAYSQADQFGDLRSFVVERFSSEDRIEDLEKDEELYGKLKSGEDPHITDPDTNSRKRKSSSKDDGKVSSSKKIKASKDITSMAKSSDNQLIIDNSVDKEKKKSNKLDRSRREEISLLLRRRIQRNLIQRDTPPTDVELQESHKLLSKIKENLDDQPPFFDLDTLRKSKLHKLLKVIVNNSDLKEFHDICKSILLHWSDIIATLKAEKLNHLKQAYQSETTDRDDPSLKEVQ, from the coding sequence ATGACTACATCTAATAATTTGAAAACTGGAGATTTGGTGTTGTGTAAAGTTGGTTCTTTTCCGCCATGGCCTGCCGTTGTCTTCCCCCAAAGATTACTCCGAAAGGATGTTATTAAGAAAAAGCGGAACAACTGTATTGCAGTTTGTTTCCTCAACGATCCTACATACTATTGGGAGCAGCCACATAAACTGAAAAGGTTGGAAAAGAATATCATAACGGAATATTTAAGCAAGGAGCATAAGTCTCAATCACAGGCTGATCTTGTTGAAGCCTATAGTCAAGCCGATCAGTTTGGTGATCTTCGCTCTTTCGTGGTTGAAAGATTTAGCTCAGAGGATAGGATTGAAGATCTAGAGAAGGACGAAGAACTATATGGGAAGTTGAAATCTGGAGAAGATCCGCACATTACCGATCCAGATACCAATTCGCggaaaaggaaaagcaGTAGCAAAGATGATGGAAAAGTTTCAAGCAGTAAAAAGATAAAGGCATCGAAGGACATCACAAGTATGGCTAAGAGCTCCGATAATCAGCTAATAATCGATAATAGTGTGGACaaggagaaaaagaagtCTAATAAGCTCGATCGATCACGTAGAGAAGAAATTTCTCTCTTattgagaagaagaattcaGAGAAACTTGATTCAGAGAGACACACCACCGACTGATGTTGAGCTTCAAGAATCTCATAAGCTGTTGAgcaaaatcaaagaaaatttgGATGATCAGCCTCCattttttgatcttgatACCTTAAGAAAGAGTAAACTTCATAAGCTTTTAAAAGTTATAGTTAATAATTCGGATTTGAAAGAGTTTCATGATATTTGTAAAagcattcttcttcattggTCTGATATAATTGCAACCTTAAAAGCTGAAAAGTTGAATCATCTGAAGCAAGCTTATCAGAGTGAAACAACTGACCGTGATGATCCGTCATTAAAAGAGGTTCAGTGA
- a CDS encoding uncharacterized protein (CAGL0H00352g~Ortholog(s) have telomeric DNA binding activity, role in telomere capping, telomere maintenance via telomerase and shelterin complex localization): protein MDDEFGPIRKSLKKVSVGSITQSNYDTDDLCTTEIIPLQKRPRHAPNVLDTPFAIVNYPCIVTDDNRKDTYATELFYEQVLFKTFRYKLLDNLLQNQLEFAPALNQIAKSLYKLVIKSFNKELTTVKNYRIVAPEVSSSRFTSNIIDNVVVFDTVASKHFNLINIRLESPEGLQAKDVSRIHRFLKKSYPIDEVPMQSEGLNGFKNIIDYFTKLNSTAIMRSLKPLHFKIDIFQYNYDVEKITNIIPTKPNFKIIISTIGSSHSLDDNPITTIVNLSELSDINLSRMCQQALHCKCDMGKHTGLKEYQDLWNHCVADITQNKLGSNNLFHLFLVSFTIGGLGTNFFFYLEQTLNGVRSMDQLLRNFGINR from the coding sequence ATGGACGATGAGTTTGGCCCCATCAGGAAATCGCTGAAGAAAGTCTCGGTAGGGTCCATAACACAATCGAATTACGACACCGATGATCTTTGCACCACTGAAATAATTCCTTTGCAGAAGAGGCCACGACATGCACCAAATGTGCTAGACACTCCATTTGCTATCGTCAACTATCCATGCATTGTGACTGATGATAATCGTAAAGATACATATGCTACGGAGTTGTTTTATGAGCAAGTTCTTTTCAAGACATTCAGGTACAAGTTGCTGGACAACTTGCTACAAAACCAACTAGAGTTTGCTCCGGCTTTGAATCAAATTGCAAAGAGTTTGTACAAGCTGGTTATTAAGTCCTTCAACAAGGAATTGACCACTGTGAAAAACTACAGAATTGTTGCACCCGAAGTCTCATCTTCGCGGTTTACTTCAAATATAATTGACAATGTTGTCGTGTTTGATACAGTTGCCTCCAAGcatttcaatttgataaaCATAAGACTCGAATCCCCCGAGGGTCTCCAAGCGAAGGATGTAAGCAGAATTCATAGGTTTTTAAAGAAATCGTATCCTATAGATGAGGTACCTATGCAATCAGAAGGATTGAATGGATTTAAAAACATTATAGATTATTTTACAAAACTAAACTCTACAGCAATAATGAGATCATTAAAGCCTCTTCacttcaaaattgatatttttcaatacaACTACgatgttgaaaaaataacaaatattaTCCCTACCAAACCGAATTTCAAGATCATAATATCAACCATCGGTTCTAGTCATAGCCTTGATGACAACCCAAttaccaccattgtcaATTTATCAGAGCTATCGGATATAAATCTTAGCAGAATGTGCCAGCAAGCATTGCATTGTAAATGTGATATGGGAAAGCATACTGGACTTAAAGAATATCAAGATCTGTGGAATCACTGTGTAGCAGATATTACTCAGAATAAACTAGGTAGCAACAActtatttcatttatttttggtCTCGTTCACAATAGGCGGATTAGGtaccaattttt
- the FMP27 gene encoding Fmp27p (CAGL0H00330g~Ortholog(s) have mitochondrion localization) produces the protein MSGRLWQQASDSVVDVLPILKWSMRELFYRSTWHILNAVVVFLVVKFLLKVLIGLNIGFINPLRLRVCHLSYKDKIQISYIQFNPWQKRITVSGLKLKILKEKSNKTEEVKTEKKENSNKKSLAKYAKYFPILRRILDGFEFHLEDLQLSDLGISIAGIGLIISTIPKTGQLDTQFYLRKVLWKDEIICNESIISFKADTVTDAAKLNESQFLENIYLDLKFGGINIPMNYLAAFKKSKETVDVGHLLDYEESEQDILVRNKLEMEMEMERLRFTDEDIFEAVNNIENILDTVREYSDILSDFTISIDKFGVKNMMVTSHPALLKMNDYMNYSFCCSNFTFNASKYRNDMPGFKLLFKEEDSPFKISSAISRIDFNVNLNRVDNNTSEVLKLVSIPNITLFGETNILSQKFRTCNTTEAVSENSLFNIKSTISSPTIDVSLSDLSFLKSFKKNIKVFTSTCSGCMFKNEVRKENSHTKMKQILSTYFKTFLPLINLKFSLEDPKFIINHNNNLIMAQLSVLVFDYESMCDLVAINEKRKEIIYESWCNVELLDVNLIHINKHQKYEQSIFSSDSIAINNKLKLLPDLIVSSEMIIDTLNVDLSELPTLKMLSDVVRKLDDEIYAVEQFYFNNLYEEFSTVIRNAKKQCNVIGKNMVENEIPLKEMIYKSLPDFFDYFLLTVRNVSATLGIRSVFMPKDKFTSLEPQSGKDFIDGKLRKYCNQINKLQVTFFGNKTQWHSNINGGHVGMTRSGDENKYKSYYASELDDISTSDATEVERPWNLSLLIDKITSTIIGECPQLSDKLTIKTVAKIAIISIKVFPETEYYDTNENAKVIVQIENKSIKAIISLMNIFFILSGIHTLHHIFGNAVEENKGPSKAKKFFLAVSKVKKKSSIKKIRWTDIKQMLTVNIHSEQYEQIFVLPNELRTSLDFSHMFLTIENLNNISFTGEYFRTCIESPTIKHYWVRLITIVRYKVNADIEKLKSQTQKNNDSGGNSEPGVTLENESWHFSIPYDFEMFRIFDNFSTIAKTLKQLIYSFKSSKNDLVIFAKPVSAAILPNIKLKSNRLLFTVDDDPFEAELNSIFQIGLQEQRSRLEKRKEFNEQALKSLHGRAGATSHTDISVEELIWKKRLKINKKNTPDQLIKQNMPLVNTPFNIDGKQNKNKTADHLITAELETEYDKLQEQLSHSWIERIRSHKQKQHKKFLSDFTYVWGRVNYSKLPDDINKRVLDFSTNPFLTTLIIEDIDVDIAKPHCGVEHIPDFIYEVGKGVPKDTKYSILVPMHLDAKFSEIRWHLRDYPLPFVYMPKLLPSQSRESQSIRIHGDFMVTEDMIYSEQELRTVFVPLVPSIIVENKDKLYSLLVPRTMTSIKLFTNLEFDLHSKDTLTVTWGGSYSPAIQQVMQCLDNFSKPPLDPSPKVGFWDKVRYIFHGRININLKNNGKFEIALKGSKSPYKIGGQDAGFVIGFEDDVKIICNPNDDPKDFLTCSADRVHFSIPNHFAKPLLVWSSPSKDAIFIPNQSDTNLQESASFYYLLNLEDKVNQNSDIHSMKGAYIEKTGIKLTGGMKLKLGFVFERLIRGTSDRTYDSRNHWDVRLCNPIYVSDLHDHDSFNDFRSDFIHLSLVLTSKSETSYNALQLSPKGLRTFFSWWKMFSGNFPVRRGPLFGLQSIAPKFGEHLETLTYYADVSPLYITHMYHNLDADKIMKKSFLDTSEYAGIKAKAGRFLMDLHQRKEVFTEYQEELDRIKKVQKLKFLDGLVATFDIDIRAVHGLFTKLEYTEQREDAKYDIHDNDMQWIDLTDFQEAFYVEIDNFLPNIKILPMLSAHKFIYSKHASYGDKYQVDPKTYNPIKPFDNSISHDCAIRKPFTPNFEVIRDRLERLKHVKATIESNHYGMDSESEQKAHEKYLVRSEASVRNVQSLLEDLEIMTGLKEKIDSSKAYNYPAIQLIQDTNSESFDNKYYVYHMLLKWNEGVRDIAFKFLHFSNLTHQFMELASHKTNRMFNDIINKRQQKDNVNEEEDISSKIQRVKSEVEFDNANDDEHVKAALLEMFEEGLSQLGIDINHSISRNHFVNFICPQIQLISDDDPNICVLVSTPIILLKVLSFDEETPDNVYLENTFLKRYGLFLSNANAFIFHKERFDKYPELVFDASLYGQEKGSDWPPWLGAEVAFHPTPLSKFAVIENFSAFTFLQKLLPFSSMYDMVKDVIENKISACLPRVIVSATSEDYLAIYKIVTNLILYVEPDNKSLKKQIETASLAFDFDDIERITSLIGNLTNAEQVLERIVKEFIFKRRLLKDVDLIDLSNIYNERMNHLLQLYVILRVFTESNRDESNCTVLWDFKIKEVVLHMLHNSSTPFLDVIVNNVNYQRLQTDTGFTDNMVSVRNINIFNRDKDAIYPTLVKPYSTRRLLDTQYDDQPVVAIRWGVDKPVGGIRIVKSVTTNITGLVVTLEEETINRIISWLSLEHLKNLSPENEDSDNSSMGSESISDMSFSQDTRIHITGTKDIDEMFKRSTNFLTIENMLINSFKLMISYKGKGKMRLANVTNFLFTFPTLIFENQTMTLADLMIKIKKILIKVLIKHTGKFLGTKLKNHPSDLSKEQPKGDDRKMIEYTKTVENGPTVDAIGSKDITE, from the coding sequence ATGTCTGGTCGATTGTGGCAACAGGCTTCTGATTCAGTGGTAGATGTGTTGCCCATCCTCAAATGGTCGATGAGGGAGCTGTTCTACCGCAGCACATGGCATATTCTTAATGCAGTTGTTGTTTTTCTAGTTGTCAAGTTTTTGCTTAAGGTGCTTATAGGCTTGAACATAGGATTCATCAACCCGCTTCGACTAAGGGTTTGCCATCTGTCCTACAAAGACAAAATCCAAATTTCTTATATCCAGTTCAACCCATGGCAGAAGAGAATTACTGTGAGTGGACTCAAGTTGAAAATACTCAAGGAAAAGAGTAATAAGACGGAGGAAGTcaaaactgaaaagaaggaaaatagtaataaaaaGAGCCTGGCTAAATATGCAAAGTATTTCCCAATATTAAGAAGGATACTAGACGGGTTTGAATTTCATCTAGAAGATCTCCAATTAAGTGACCTCGGCATTAGCATTGCTGGGATTGGATTAATAATATCTACAATTCCTAAAACAGGTCAATTAGATACTCAATTCTATTTAAGGAAGGTTCTATGGAAAGATGAAATCATTTGTAATGAATCTATTATCTCTTTTAAAGCTGATACTGTTACTGATGCGGCCAAATTGAACGAGTCACAGTTCCTGGAAAACATATATCTAGATCTCAAATTTGGAGGTATTAATATACCAATGAATTACTTAGCAGCTTTCAAGAAAAGTAAGGAAACTGTTGACGTGGGGCACCTTCTGGATTATGAAGAATCGGAACAAGACATTTTGGTGAGAAACAAACTGGAAATGGAAATGGAAATGGAGAGATTGCGCTTCACTGATGaggatatttttgaagcaGTGAATAATATTGAGAATATTTTAGATACTGTTCGGGAATATTCTGATATATTATCCGATTTTACTATTTctattgataaatttgGTGTGAAAAATATGATGGTAACATCTCACCCGGCATTACTCAAAATGAATGATTATATGAACTAttctttttgttgttcaaaTTTTACTTTCAACGCCAGCAAGTACAGGAATGATATGCCTGGTTTTAAGTTACTGTTTAAAGAGGAGGACTCGCCATTTAAAATTAGTTCTGCTATATCGAGGATTGATTTTAATGTTAATCTAAATAGAGTTGATAACAATACATCTGAGGTACTAAAATTGGTCTCTATCCCGAATATAACACTATTTGGTGAAACAAACATACTGTCCCAGAAGTTTAGGACTTGTAATACGACTGAGGCAGTTTCGGAGAATTCTCTTTTTAATATAAAGAGTACAATATCTTCCCCTACTATAGATGTCTCCTTATCAGATCTCTCCTTTTTGAAATCGTTTAAAAAGAACATAAAGGTCTTTACAAGTACTTGTAGTGGATGCATGTTTAAGAATGAGGTTCGCAAAGAAAATTCACATACGAAGatgaaacaaattttaAGCACATATTTCAAGACGTTTTTGCCACTAattaatttgaaattcaGCCTAGAAGACCCAAAGTTTATAATAAATCATAATAATAACCTAATAATGGCGCAACTTTCGGTGCTTGTTTTTGACTATGAATCTATGTGTGATCTTGTGGCAATTAATGAGAAGAGGAAAGAGATTATTTATGAGTCTTGGTGTAATGTTGAATTGCTGGATGTTAACCTAATCCATATAAACAAACACCAGAAATATGAACAatcaatcttttcttctgacAGTATTGCAATTAATAACAAACTGAAACTTCTTCCTGACTTAATCGTATCCAGTGAAATGATCATTGATACATTGAATGTAGATCTGTCAGAATTACCGACGCTCAAAATGTTAAGTGATGTTGTTAGGAAAttagatgatgaaatatATGCAGTAGAGCAGTTTTACTTCAATAATTTATATGAGGAGTTCTCAACTGTGATTAGAAATGCTAAAAAGCAATGCAATGTGATTGGAAAAAACATGGTAGAAAATGAGATTCCACTAAAAGAGATGATATATAAATCACTTCCcgatttttttgattacTTTTTGTTGACTGTAAGAAATGTTTCAGCCACACTGGGTATTAGGTCTGTGTTTATGCCGAAAGATAAATTTACTTCTTTAGAACCCCAAAGCGGAAAGGACTTTATTGATGGAAAGTTAAGGAAATACTGCAATCAAATCAATAAGTTGCAAGTGACGTTTTTTGGGAATAAGACGCAATGGCATAGTAATATAAATGGTGGACATGTTGGTATGACGCGGTCAGGTGATGAGAATAAATACAAATCTTACTACGCATCGGAGCTGGATGATATTTCTACAAGTGATGCAACTGAAGTTGAAAGACCCTGGAATCTATCTCTCTTGATAGATAAAATCACTTCCACAATAATTGGTGAATGTCCTCAACTAAGTGATAAGCTGACCATAAAAACAGTTGCCAAGATCGCAATTATATCGATAAAAGTATTTCCTGAAACTGAATATTATGatacaaatgaaaatgCCAAGGTTATAGTACagattgaaaataaatcaataaAGGCAATTATTTCTCTgatgaatattttcttcattttgtCCGGTATTCATACATTACATCATATTTTTGGAAATGCAGTGGAGGAAAATAAAGGACCTTCCAAAGCTAAGAAATTCTTCCTTGCAGTGTCTAaagtaaagaagaaatcttctataaaaaaaattagatgGACTgatataaaacaaatgcTGACAGTCAACATTCATTCAGAACAATATGAGCAGATATTTGTTTTACCAAATGAATTGCGGACTTCTTTAGATTTTTCACATATGTTCTTGACTATTGAAAACCTTAACAATATTTCATTTACTGGTGAATATTTCCGTACTTGCATAGAATCACCTACTATTAAACACTATTGGGTTAGATTGATCACAATTGTTCGATACAAGGTTAATgctgatattgaaaaactcAAGAGCCAAACTCAGAAGAACAATGACAGTGGTGGGAATTCAGAACCTGGGGTCACCTTAGAAAACGAGTCTTGGCATTTCTCAATACCATATGACTTTGAAATGTTtagaatatttgataaCTTTTCCACAATTGCTAAGACACTAAAACAGCTAATCTATTCATTCAAGTCCTCTAAAAATGACCTTGTGATATTTGCCAAGCCTGTGAGTGCAGCAATATTACCAAacataaaattaaaatctaATAGACTGTTATTCACTGTAGATGATGATCCTTTTGAAGCTGAACTAAATTCAATTTTCCAAATTGGATTACAGGAACAACGTAGTCGACTGgagaaaaggaaagaatTCAATGAGCAAGCCCTAAAGTCCCTCCATGGACGAGCAGGTGCTACCTCTCATACTGATATTTCGGTGGAAGAGTTGatttggaagaagaggttgaaaataaacaaaaaaaatacgCCTGATcaattaataaaacaaaatatgCCCCTAGTTAATACGCCATTTAACATAGAtggaaaacaaaacaagAATAAAACAGCTGATCACTTAATAACAGCTGAGTTAGAGACGGAATATGATAAATTACAAGAACAACTTTCTCACTCATGGATTGAAAGGATTAGAAGTCACAAACAGAAACAGCATAAAAAGTTTCTTTCAGACTTCACATATGTATGGGGTCGCGTCAACTATTCTAAACTCCCTGATGATATCAATAAGCGTGTACTTGACTTTTCTACTAACCCATTTCTAACTACTTTAATTATCGAGGATATTGATGTTGACATAGCCAAACCTCATTGTGGGGTTGAACATATTCCAGACTTTATTTATGAAGTTGGCAAAGGTGTTCCAAAAGATACAAAATACTCCATATTAGTGCCAATGCATTTAGATGCCAAATTCAGTGAAATAAGATGGCATCTAAGAGATTACCCGTTACCATTTGTATATATGCCAAAACTTTTACCGTCTCAATCGAGGGAATCTCAGTCAATACGTATACATGGTGACTTCATGGTAACCGAAGATATGATATATTCTGAACAGGAACTAAGAACTGTATTTGTTCCCCTAGTTCCATCAATCATTGTTGAAAACAAGGATAAGTTATATTCCCTATTGGTTCCAAGAACAATGACTAGTATCAAGCTATTTACCAACCTGGAATTTGACTTACATTCAAAAGATACCCTAACTGTAACCTGGGGCGGATCTTACTCTCCAGCCATTCAACAAGTAATGCAATGCCtagataatttttcaaaacctCCATTAGATCCTTCTCCTAAGGTGGGCTTCTGGGATAAAGTTAGATATATCTTCCATGGTAGAATTAATATCAATCTGAAAAACAACGgtaaatttgaaatagcTTTGAAAGGGTCTAAAAGCCCTTATAAGATCGGAGGCCAAGATGCTGGTTTTGTAATTGGTTTTGAGGATGATGTTAAAATTATCTGTAATCCTAATGATGATCCAAAAGACTTTTTGACTTGCTCAGCTGATCGTGTACATTTTAGTATTCCAAATCACTTTGCCAAGCCTTTATTAGTTTGGTCAAGTCCCAGTAAAGATGCTATTTTTATCCCTAATCAAAGTGATACCAACTTACAAGAGTCTGCATccttttattatttactAAATTTGGAAGACAAGGTCAATCAGAATTCAGATATTCATTCCATGAAAGGGGCGTACATCGAAAAGACTGGAATAAAACTAACTGGTGGGATGAAATTAAAACTTGGGTTCGTCTTTGAGAGACTAATAAGAGGTACAAGTGATCGAACATATGATTCGCGGAATCACTGGGATGTCCGTCTCTGTAACCCTATCTATGTCTCTGATTTGCATGATCACGATTCATTTAATGACTTTAGAAGTGACTTTATCCATCTATCTTTAGTGCTTACGTCTAAATCCGAAACATCTTACAACGCACTTCAATTGAGCCCTAAAGGATTGCGAACTTTCTTCAGTTGGTGGAAAATGTTCAGTGGTAATTTCCCTGTTAGAAGAGGGCCATTATTTGGTTTACAGAGTATTGCTCCTAAGTTTGGTGAACATTTGGAAACTCTTACTTATTATGCGGATGTATCAccattatatattacaCACATGTACCATAATCTTGATGCTGATAAGATTATGAAAAAGAGTTTCCTAGATACCTCAGAATACGCCGGTATCAAGGCTAAGGCTGGGCGGTTTTTAATGGATTTGCATCAAAGGAAGGAAGTTTTTACAGAATATCAGGAAGAATTGGACAGAATAAAGAAGgttcaaaaattgaagtTCCTTGATGGACTAGTTGCAacttttgatattgatataaGAGCAGTTCATGGTCTTTTCACTAAACTGGAGTATACTGAGCAAAGAGAAGATGCCAAGTATGACATTCATGACAATGACATGCAATGGATTGATTTGACTGATTTCCAAGAAGCTTTCTATGTTGAAATCGATAACTTCCTGccaaatattaaaattCTTCCCATGTTAAGTGCCCATAAGTTTATATATAGCAAGCATGCAAGCTATGGTGATAAATATCAAGTTGATCCAAAAACTTACAATCCGATTAAGCCATTTGATAATTCAATTTCGCATGATTGTGCTATCAGAAAGCCTTTTACTCCAAATTTTGAGGTTATAAGAGATAGATTGGAGCGTCTGAAGCATGTGAAAGCTACCATTGAAAGTAATCACTACGGAATGGACTCAGAGTCAGAACAGAAGGCTCATGAAAAATACCTCGTTAGATCTGAAGCTAGTGTTAGAAATGTGCAATCATTACTAGAAGATTTAGAAATAATGACGGGCCTAAAGGAAAAGATTGATAGCAGTAAGGCATATAATTACCCAGCAATTCAACTGATTCAAGATACAAATTCAGAatcttttgataataaatacTACGTTTATCACATGCTATTGAAATGGAACGAAGGTGTCAGAGATATAGCGTTCAAATTTCTACACTTTTCAAACCTAACACACCAATTTATGGAGCTGGCGTCCCATAAGACAAATAGGATGTTTAACGATATTATTAACAAAAGACAGCAAAAGGATAACGTTAATGAAGAGGAGGATATTTCATCAAAGATACAAAGGGTGAAGTCGGAGGTTGAGTTTGACAACGCAAACGACGATGAGCATGTTAAGGCCGCTTTGTTGGAGATGTTCGAGGAGGGATTGTCTCAACTGGGCATTGACATTAACCATTCTATCTCGAGAAATCATTTTGTTAATTTTATATGTCCTCAAATTCAACTGATTAGTGATGATGACCCAAATATTTGTGTGTTAGTTTCAACTCCaataattcttttgaaagTATTGTCATTTGATGAAGAGACACCGGATAATGTATATCTAGAAAATACgtttttgaaaagataCGGCCTATTTTTATCTAACGCTAATGCATTCATTTTCCACAAGGAAAGATTTGATAAGTATCCTGAATTGGTGTTCGATGCTAGTTTGTATGGACAAGAGAAAGGAAGTGACTGGCCTCCATGGCTGGGAGCAGAAGTTGCGTTCCATCCAACTCCTCTATCTAAATTTGCTGTTATTGAAAACTTTTCCGCATTCACTTTCTTGCAAAAACTACTTCCTTTCTCTTCAATGTACGACATGGTGAAAGATGTGATTGAGAATAAGATTTCAGCCTGTCTACCACGTGTTATTGTATCAGCTACATCTGAGGATTATTTGGCAATTTACAAGATCGTAACGAACTTAATTCTTTACGTCGAACCAGATAACAAGTCGTTGAAGAAGCAGATTGAAACTGCCTCCTTAGcctttgattttgatgatattgaaagaattaCGTCTTTGATTGGCAACTTGACTAATGCAGAACAGGTGCTGGAACGTATTGTCaaagaatttatttttaagaGAAGATTGTTGAAGGATGTGGATTTGATTGATCTCTCCAATATTTATAATGAGCGTATGAATCATCTCCTTCAGTTATATGTTATTCTACGTGTTTTTACTGAAAGTAATCGTGATGAGAGTAATTGTACAGTACTATGGGActtcaaaatcaaagaagttGTTTTGCATATGTTGCACAATTCGAGTACACCGTTCTTGGATGTTATTGTGAATAATGTAAACTACCAACGTTTGCAGACAGATACTGGATTTACAGATAATATGGTATCTGTTCGTAATATCAACATATTCAATCGTGACAAGGATGCTATATATCCAACATTGGTAAAGCCATATTCTACTAGGAGATTGCTGGATACGCAATACGATGACCAGCCTGTTGTTGCAATTCGTTGGGGAGTTGACAAGCCAGTTGGTGGGATAAGAATAGTCAAGTCAGTGACTACCAATATTACCGGTTTAGTGGTAACTCTAGAGGAAGAGACAATCAATAGAATTATATCGTGGTTGTCTTTAGAacatttgaagaatttatcTCCAGAAAACGAAGACTCTGATAATTCATCCATGGGCTCTGAGTCCATATCAGATATGAGTTTCAGTCAAGATACCCGCATACATATTACTGGTacaaaagatattgatgagatGTTTAAGAGATCTACAAACTTTTTAACCATAGAAAATATGTTGATTAACAGTTTTAAATTGATGATAAGTTACAAAGGCAAAGGTAAAATGAGATTAGCGAATGTTACAAACTTTTTATTCACTTTCCCTACATTGATATTTGAAAACCAAACTATGACACTGGCTGatttaatgataaaaattaaaaagatTTTAATAAAGGTGCTTATAAAACATACAGGTAAGTTTTTGGGCacaaaattgaagaacCATCCATCAGatttatcaaaagaacAGCCTAAAGGAGATGATCGAAAGATGATAGAATATACGAAAACGGTGGAAAATGGTCCAACAGTAGATGCAATTGGATCAAAGGATATCACAGAGTGA
- a CDS encoding pyridoxal 5'-phosphate synthase (CAGL0H00286g~Has domain(s) with predicted FMN binding, oxidoreductase activity, pyridoxamine-phosphate oxidase activity and role in oxidation-reduction process), with protein sequence MSIISKKFPDDLIALIRSSKYVHVATCSKYCEPSVSLMNYVYLEKPQLFSEFFCADLKGAYEDSDGIDNGYIIFATFDETEKIGNIRENPKVSLLFHDWISANNLSLRKGNPLLNSSGSIEFSPQYSHGNRISNVLNNLEDNELNQMSATITGHARIVDCDSDESTYYMRLLLGANPDADIFILAENAVIVIVKMLDAKVSDNENNVGIYK encoded by the coding sequence ATGTCgataatttcaaagaagttTCCAGATGACTTGATAGCTTTGATACGCTCCTCAAAGTATGTCCATGTTGCTACTTGTTCGAAATACTGTGAGCCATCGGTATCACTGATGAACTACGTTTACTTGGAAAAACCACAGCTATTCTCTGAATTCTTTTGTGCTGATTTAAAAGGAGCATATGAAGACTCCGATGGTATAGATAATGggtatattatatttgcTACTTTTGATGAAACGGAGAAAATCGGCAACATACGAGAAAACCCAAAAGTATCACTGTTGTTCCACGATTGGATATCAGCAAATAACCTTTCTCTTCGTAAAGGTAATCCTCTACTGAACTCATCTGGATCAATTGAGTTTTCTCCGCAATACAGTCACGGCAATAGGATATCAAATGTTCTCAATAATCTTGAGGACAATGAATTGAACCAGATGAGTGCTACAATTACGGGGCATGCACGAATAGTTGACTGTGATTCAGATGAATCTACATACTATATGAGATTACTTTTAGGTGCTAACCCAGATGctgatatttttattttagcTGAAAATGCCGTAATTGTTATAGTCAAGATGTTAGATGCTAAAGTTTCTGACAATGAAAACAATGTTGGTATTTATAAGTGA